A DNA window from Feifania hominis contains the following coding sequences:
- a CDS encoding XkdX family protein, whose protein sequence is MKRRFEEDEQMNFETIRKNYEKELWSKSMVKVAVRKGIITKEQYEEITSEVYA, encoded by the coding sequence ATGAAGAGACGGTTTGAGGAGGACGAACAGATGAACTTTGAGACGATCAGAAAGAACTATGAAAAAGAGCTTTGGTCAAAATCAATGGTAAAGGTAGCCGTGCGCAAAGGCATCATTACGAAAGAGCAGTATGAGGAAATCACGAGCGAGGTTTACGCCTGA